In a single window of the Falco rusticolus isolate bFalRus1 chromosome 13, bFalRus1.pri, whole genome shotgun sequence genome:
- the SERP1 gene encoding stress-associated endoplasmic reticulum protein 1 — protein MVAKQRIRMANEKHSKNITQRGNVAKTSRTAPEEKASVGPWLLALFIFVVCGSAIFQIIQSIRMGM, from the exons ATGGTGGCCAAGCAGCGCATCCGCATGGCCAACGAGAAGCACAGCAAGAACATCACGCAGCGAGGGAACGTCGCCAAGACCTCG AGGACGGCCCCGGAGGAGAAGGCGTCGGTCGGGCCCTGGCTGCTGGCGTTGTTCATCTTCGTGGTTTGCGGATCAG CCATCTTCCAGATCATCCAGAGCATCCGGATGGGCATGTGA